From Dromaius novaehollandiae isolate bDroNov1 chromosome 22, bDroNov1.hap1, whole genome shotgun sequence:
AGGGAGTCTCATCCTGAATCCGTCACATATTTATCCATCAAATGGTTCAGTTTAAACTTTTCTTTACCGAAAGTAAGCTGTGGAAACACCACAGTGGTTTGGCAGAGAACCTAAAGCCTACCTGCCTGCTCCATCATCTCTGCCAGAAACTTTGTTCGCCCTATTTTGCTTTCACTCAGCCTTCACTTCTCTTTCACATTGCTGCTGCAGGGTACCAAACACACATCCAGGATCCTCATCTGCAAGTGATGAGGTCGGGATGAATTAAGCAAAAGAAGCCTTTATTATAGACCGATGTGTAACCCCAAAGGAACCCAGCTCGAGTCTCAGATCTCAGGGGAAATCTGCAAGGCTTTTATTCTTACTTAAAAAGTGAACGCATCTAATCTGGAGTCACGAAGACATGAAAACTCTTTGTGCTATTTTTAATGGCTTCACTTCTCTAAAATAACTGACAGAGCAAGTGAATCTCTGACCTCTGACTGCTGCAGTCTCAGGCTGTGTCTGCCCCGTGAAGAGCTAGGGCTACTGATACCCTCACTGAAGATTTTGTCTTGCAGTCGTTCGCACTTTGGGGCAGCTGGAGTGCATTAGCAAAACCTACAGAGCTCAGGTGCTGCTATCCGaatcgcctttttttttttttaaaaaaaaccctatttcttCTAGTTTGTCATGCCTCGACATATAAGGAAACCACTCCCGTGCCAAAAAGGAAGCACCACGCTTAGGTGTCAGACTGGGAAAGGGAAGCATGAGCGAGGGGCCGCGACCGTGCTTGGCTCGGGGCGAGCGCGAAGCAGAGCGAGGGCTGCACGCCGTCGGACGCTGCAGACCTGCCCCGTGCTGGCCGGCTCGGATCTGCAGTTTCCCAGCTAGCctgaaagggaaataaaagctgCAGCAGACCAAGAGCAAAGGGCAGACAGGAACCTAATGAAACCTTCACAAAGCAACTGGGAAGTGAAATCTGTCTTTGCAGCTTGCTGCTTCCATCTATTGGTAGGCGGAAAATGCAGGacagagcctggagggagctgaaggcaaaagaagagaccaaaaccaaaaccaaatgaATGGCAAGTACAAGAAAGAGAAATTTAGAAGAACTGCTGGAAAACCTGGAGGGTACAAGAAGCATAATTGGAGCAGGAGAAATCTGAAGTTTAACTAACTTATCAAGGTAATGAACAAATTATAGCTCCCACAGAGGTCACTGAGTGTTACCCTATTAAGCCAACCCTGTTATACCCTATTAATTACCCCAATGTGCTGAGAGGCATTAGTGGAAGTGAACATTTCACAGAATCAGCTTGTCACACCCATGACTGGAAGAACAGTTCTTCCCTCGTGACTTGCATTTGCCCTTGACTGCATTTACCCACAGATCATGGCCACAAAACGCCCAGCAAGAGGGTCATGGGCCTCTCAGCTACATCAGGTCCATCTAAGGTTGCCTTAAAGCCAAGACTTCTGACTGTCTATACCATGAGCCTCTTAAACAGGATGCCAGTAGCAGTCCAGTTTGACCTTGGAAGCTGTTCTGGAGTggagggcagggggtgggggaTTCAGCCCTGCTGTGCACAGGATATTCCCCTGCCCAGCAAAGGCTTTTAGTGCAAGAGCCTGAAATTCCACGACGGCAGCTCCCGACTCCCGGGCCTGCAAactgctgcctccctcctgcccagcagcttGGCTGGAGAGATGAGCTGGGAGATGAAGCCCAAGTGAGGAGCTTTGGATGAGGAAACCAGCAGCTGCCCTGCATTGGGGTGGCTGAGGGACTCCGAGCATCTCCTTAACATTCAGGTAACCTCGTCAACCTTAATGAGTGCAACAGTAATCTCCGAGGCTGAGCTGGGCTTCTTGTATTTGAACAAGCCAACATATACCTGCACAGATGAAGCTCTGGGagtccaggcccttctccatGGGGATGGCCACCAGGTATTGTAACAAGAAGCTGTTTTCCTTCACAGTGTTTTTCAGGACGACCTGAGAGTTCCCATCCAAACTGCCACCCAGGGTCAGCGCCTCCTCCGCCGTCTCCAGATAGGATGTGAGCACACTTCGGACCAACTCCCTCCACGACGCTGCCTCTTCTGCATTCTCAGCTTGCAGCTTCAGGACAGCTTTAGACGTTATGACCTTGAAAAATGCAGGTCCCCCAAGGCTCGTGTCTGGAAGGATATCCTGGATTGTCTCTATACCATAACTGTTACTTAAAATTTTGTCACTGTTCCTTACTTTAAAGCACTTTAAAGTTTCTAAtgacaaggaaaaaataaaagggacCCATGTTTTATCTACATCCACATAAAGAACAGATTCTTTTATTGCATCCAGTTCTGGTTTGTGAGCTGAAGTCCAGTCAAAGCTATTCCCAGGCATGTCGTTGTACTGGAGAAGAGCAGCTGAGTCGCTGGGTACAGGCTGGCTTTCACCGCCGTCTTCTGGATACTCTAGCGTCTCccactcctcttcctccagctgaGGCCGGCACTTGTGCAATGCCTCGCGGATCCTGTCTAACCAGTCCTCGGCCTCATCTCGAGAAGGAGCTCGCAGGTACAGCTTTTTCCCCAAGAAAACCAGCTCGAAACGGCCATCAGTGTGCGTCAGCGCTAGCGACTCGCACCGCAGCAGGGAATAGCTCTCGACACAGATACGGTCCTCGTGGTCCAGGAAGAGCCTGAACTCCAGCGGTGACAGCTCGCAGGAGAACTCCTTCCATATGCCCATGGCTCCCCTCCGCTCCAGGCTGCCCAGTTTCAGGAGCCCTCGGAAAGGATTGGAAAGACCTTTGGGAAGAGCAGAGGTCTCAGTATAACCAAAGGGGAAATCAAGTGGAGAGAGAAAAGCCAACAAGCagctcacacatgcacacacacgacAGCCAGAGGCATCACAGCTGCTGAGAGAGCTGATCCTGGtggaggatgggatggggcaggagtTCAAAGGATCTGCTTCCTGTGTCTCCACAATCTGCCCACATGCATTTTGTCTCAAGTCTGAGAATGGGAGGGATGGCATAAAAGAAACCTGTCCCACAAGGTGGACAGTGCCACGAGGAAGAGAGGCACCCAGTGCATCTCCCCtccctttaaaatgttttccaccAAAGCTAACCTAGGCTCAGTAATGCTGAGAGCCCAAAGCAATCTGCCACTACTGGAGCTTTTAATGATGCCATCAGCTCAGCAACAGCAAATAGCTGCTTCACAAACAGGTAATAACTTGAAACACCCACCCCaacccttgagcactgcccagagaAGACGTACAATTACAGCAGGAGATGGGACACTGGCTTAGCAGGGGAACACATACCCATCTGCCTGCGATGCACAACGCTGAAGCCCTTTTGCTCTCGTTCTGGCGACAGTTTGGGCTTCCCGGTATCCGAGGAAGGCACGGACAGCCTTTCCAAATCAAGAGCACTGATCAGCCCTGTGGTCAGACCCTCTTCTTCCCCATCCGGCACAAAGCCATTGATGTCGGTTGTGCTCCCTCCTGGAGAGGGCCTGTAGAAATCATCTTCCGAGATCcagctctttcttttctgccaagAAGAAACCCATTATCAAGCCCAGGCCCTTACTCCTCAAACACGCGTGTCCACAGCGACCCCTCCATGGGAACAAACCCCAAATCAAAGCATACCAATTTTCGCCACTCAGGCGCATCTGTAATAGGCTGCACATAGTTAGAGAGCAAATCACATTTCAGTGACCTAAAAGGCTGTTTAGCTAATCACAGCTCTGTAAGGCTGACCACAGGATGTCCTCACTTGGGTGACGCATTGAACTGCACCATGCTGGGAGGTCTTCATCATCATTCCAACCACCTTCCCCACGCTGATCACGGCTACACAGACACTGATTTCTCTGATAAAGAAACCCTTGAAGAGACCATGTTTGCAGCTGGCAAAATTTGCCAAGCCCTCACTGAGCCCTGCAGAGCTCCAAGGAAAAAAGCTGCATAACACTGTGCCAAGTCAAGTCACTGCctgcttctcctctccaggcaAATCGCTTTCTGACCATGGGCTTTAGCTGAAATATAGTCAGGTGCAATTTAGAGTGCCCTTTAGCTGTCACTGCAGGGCCAAACGCACTCATCTGGTACACTGCAAAGAACTGGTGGGACTTTAAGTCCAAAAATACATATTGAGTGGTTCCTTCTCACTAAAATCACAGAGGGGCTCAGAAAAAGGAGCACATTCCTTGCAATAATGGGTATCATGTGCAAGATCTTTGATCCAGTCAGTATTTCCAATGGAGATACGGTGAAATATTAGCACTGCTGTAGAAGGCACTGGTACAAGCTCACCTGGAGCAGTGGTATAATCCATATTCCAGGAAGAATACAGACTGGGGAAAGTACAGAGAAGGATGCCTAGGATGAAATGGGGAGCAAAAATCTATGTTCGACAAGTGGATGCTACAAACACCAGTCCTGAttagatcaggaaaaaaagaaatgaggcagagaaggcaaagcaaacctttgtttcagcatttcagaaggaCCCACAGGGAGAAGAAAACTCTTTAAGCTAAAAGAACACATGGTTGTAGTTTATCTGGGAGTTTGGCTGGCAAGAAGAATAGACTGAGGTTCTGGGATAGGCTccccaaagaaacagcaggagCAAAACATGACCGAGTTCAGGGCTCCCGCAAAATGCAGCAGCCGCTCTAGGCGTGGAGCAACCCTTCCAGGGCTGTGCCCCACCGGGGCGACCACTCGATTTTCCTCTCGTGCTTTCAAAGGGCCTTTTATCGTGACTACGAACTAAATCACAGCAGGATCGTCATTGCCACCCTCCAGTGAGAAGTGCGATTCCCAAAGTATAGGAAGACTCTGTTTACTCTCGGATCAGGAATGCAGGTCGCTCCATGAGTCATGCGAAAGCAGGAGGGAATTTCCTGTTGACACCGTATGTTATACATAGATTAGTCAAACTGGCCCAACTCCACGAGGAAGCAGCGGAAACAGGATAACTGGGAGAGAGCCAAAAGAAGTAAGGACCAAACAGAGAAACCGTTGAGGGGGGTATGAAGTATGTGCTAAACTCACTAGGGTGGAAAGATGAGTCAGGCACAAGCCAGAGTTAGACACAGGACAGGGCTGTTCAAAGAGTTTCCTGAAAGCAAATGCAAGTGGATCACCCCCTTTGCAGGCAACAATAGGTGAAATTCATTGCTGTTCAGGCTAACCTAAGCACCAGTGAATGCCATCCTGCTTTGGGACCAAATGTGTCTTGGGAATTTTCCTCGCtgaaaaattgctatttttttcctgtccagACAATGTTTTTACCTCCTCTCATCTGGATTGTTAACTAAGAAAAGTCCCTCGGCCCCAGCCTACGTGAAACTCCACTCTTTGGCTGTTCTGTCAGCTTACACAGAGCCTAAAGTCAGATTTGTGCAAGAGCTCATCACCCTTCAGATAtcattaataaaacagaaaacctccCAGTGCAGCTGCTTGTGCTGAGGACTGGGCAAGAAATGATCTGTCACAGGGAGCTTCAAaaattttgatatttcttttgCCAGGGAACATTTACTCAGACCTAATTTCTCCCAGGCTGGCTGCACGGACAAAACTCCCAGGGTCCAAGAAGGTGCATATGGAGCACAGAGCACTTTTCATCACTACTCTGTAGCGATTCTGATACCTATGCACCATTTGCACCAAAATGCTTGATGGGAGACTACAGGCAACACAGAAGAGTGGTCAGAGAACCCAGAGTCTACTCAGAAACAGCCACCAGctttatcttcctttttatttggATCTTCTAGTCAGCAAACATAAAAACAAGGACATTTAAGAACACAGCAAATGAGCTATATGACCTAccgggcagcttgctgctgggcAAAGGAGGAATTCTGCTGCAGGGCTGCGGACTGCCTGGCTTTCCTCGCTGCTGCTGATCTTCCTGGTGCCACCTTTATCTTCTCCGTTCATGCTGCCGGGCTGCTTGGATGAAGCACTAGCCGTGTTGCCGGCCTGTGGCGTGCCTGGCTCAGGCTGGGCCGGGTTTGTGGCCCCATCAGAGGGAGGATCAGTCACCTTGCTGGTGTTCACTGCATCACCCGCGGGAGCAGCGCGTGGACCATCCGCGTCAGGAGGCGGTTCGGAGCGGGCAGAGCTCTCCGGTGCGACGTCTGACGGTGCCGGGGTGGCCTTCGATGCGGTGGGGGGGCAGGTGGGCTGCAGCGGGGAGGACCCCAGCACGCTAGGGATGAGCCGTCCCTCCGCGGGCTcaaggctctgctgggctttgctgaatTCGGACAACACCCTTAAAAGAGAAACAGCGATCAGATTGAACACAGCTACATTAACCAGAACGTCAGGGGCCCTGACAACAGTCATTTGTCCCCTCTAAAGCACCAGTGGACACTACAGCAGGAAAGAATCCTTCCCTCAAATCAGGGATTTCCTAACTACACACATGAGTGTACTTTAACTTGCTTCTGATCCATTACTACTAACTGAGGGACAGCTCTGAATACCCCCCACAGCTCCAAACCAGCACACAATCCCTCAACACGTATCCCGTACGGACCACGTGCCaaatttcaaatgtttttgtaaCCGTAACGTGCAATTATTAGTGGAGTCTGGCCAAACAAGATGCTGTTCCCATGCCCCTACTTTGCTGTCGACTAGGTCAAATTAAACCAGCCCAgattaaaattcaaaacaaagtctTTCCATCGTGAATTTAATCAAATCAAGGAAGGTTCCCTTCGGGATTATCGTAAGATACAAAATCCTGAAAGTAGGGAACAATGTTGTTATCGGTGAGGGAGGACAGACTGCAGCTCTGGTCTAAACCAGGGGGAAAGAGCTGGACAAATAATCACCTTGCCAAAAACTGCAGTTTCAAATGCTCCAAAACTCCTAAAGAATTTGGGCTGATGCTGATAATGCTTTTGgtcaaaaaatatttacagaaaaggCAATACTTCACTTGAAAGTCTCAAATTTCAATTCAACCTTTCCACTCAAAATgctgtttttgtttcaaaatttgcctctgttttttaaacaagcataaaatagccagaaagaaaaaggtttcaaAGTCACTCGATACCCTGGTCAGCTGGAAACAGAGAGTTTTTCCTTTTGTGGGAATTTCAGTGTGTTCACTGTTTTAAATCAAtgtaaaacaaagtctttttTGTAGCAAACTGAAAAAGCACTTGCTCGGCTCTGGCCCTGTATTGCTCCACAGCATCTCCAAAGCAAACTGCAGTTAAAGGTGGCCTTTCCTCAGCAAATAAAGAAAGATACAGCAGTCCTAACTTTGTTCCTGGGTTTGCAGCCCTCTCTAAAACCTAAATTGGGAAGGGTGCATTTGCCAAACAGCACCCCAAGGCCAGACTCATTCAGAGCCAGGTTAGCCAGCACATCCTTCATTTTTAAGGTGATAGGCAAAACATTTACTTTCTGATTACTCAGGGCTTATATAACCCACTGGAAATCTTTGTCCTCGCAGGCTGAGTGTTTTGCAGAAATAAATCACGGGGACGACAAACTAACAACCCCCTTCCCTTGAATTATCTGCAGAAGCTGCAAATTATAACTCTTTTCTATGACAAAACCCATTTCCCCCCCCTCAGAAAGCCTCAGAACAGCCTCAAGCATATACCAGGGAGCTGCTACATTCCTGAAACAAGGGAGTAGCATTTTTCTGATGTGTGTCCCCTGGCAGGGAAGACAGACACACACTTCAGCTGTCAGGCGCTCTTCTTCTTTGGCACTAGCAAGACATGTcaagcatttcttctttttacCTTTCAGACTCTTTTCGGGAGGCAAAACAGCTTATTGGAAATAAACAGGGAGAAAACTTTCCTGTttatagaaggaaaataaatagaagCCCAGGAGAGGGATAAAACTCACTGTAAAGAGCAGGTTTGGGAAAAGACTCACTCTTGCAGCGACCTGTCCAAGTCCTCGGCAGTGGCCGTCCCCAGGTCGGAGTCGCACGAGAGCGGCTCCTCGCTCCTCTCGGGACTCCGGGTGCAGTGAGCCTGCAGGATGCTGTCGGAGCCGAGGCTGGaggacagctgggaagagctCGTCGTGTTCAGGCTCAGAGAGGACGACGTAAGCTTGATTTTGTTGCTGCTCTTGCCAATGGGTAGAATGGAGGGTTGAATTTCAATCTCGTCCGAGCCCGAAGACTGCGAGATCGAACCCAGCGATGCCTTTCTCCGGGGTTCGGATGTGGAGGACGTCAGGGGCTCCAGCAGCTCCGAAACAGGACATAGtccagagagggacagaggggtGATAGTCCACTCATTCAAAACTGCCGATTTATAAGACAGCTCAAAGGTCAAGGACGTTAAGCCCTGCAAGTAGCTAAGGAGAAACTCGCACTCTTCGGTGTCTAAGAGCAGAGCGGTTGACTGGTAATATTCAGGCAGCCGGGATCTCTCCCGGAGCAGCAACTTCAAGTAGCACTCCACGAGGCCATCGTTCAAGGCCAGCCTCAGCCAGGCCCGGCAGCGGCCAACGTCCGTATTGATAAAAATTAATTGTTCCAGCTCTGAAACAATATTgctggggaaggaaaaacaacagaagagaACGTGAGCAACTGCTTCCAAATCACCACGGTGTAGCGAAGGGCCAGATCCTCCATCAGAGCACAGGTTATGAAAGACCATGGGCTGTGCAACCTGAGTGTCGAGGCAGCCAGAAGACAGGGCATGGGTGTGAGGAGGAGCACCTGAAATCCTGCCCACCTGACGCTCTTTGGTTTGCACGGTGTGGCTGCTCACCGTGGTCCTTTACCACCGTGGACCTGCATGTCCCTTCAAAAAGAGGAACTGTCCAAACTGTTCTGCTACGGGGAGTTTAAGAGTTGGGTCAAAATAGACTTTGCAAAATCTCTCCTTCATGGAAAATGTGGTTTCCTATGGAGAACAATGAACTCCTGAATGTCCCAAACATGACTATTTTAGCTGTGACCCCAGCCATCCCCAGGAGTGCCTCTGTGCACTGCTCCTCTCTCTGGCTGGAG
This genomic window contains:
- the PLEKHM1 gene encoding pleckstrin homology domain-containing family M member 1: MHSSHAEDPKEVIQLIKKQLVNSIKALQKQYVTSDAIVTSDDGNANTLCSALEAVFVHGLKAKHIKAEAGGKGKKAGGREPLPQPVFWGLLKSITHRNIVSELEQLIFINTDVGRCRAWLRLALNDGLVECYLKLLLRERSRLPEYYQSTALLLDTEECEFLLSYLQGLTSLTFELSYKSAVLNEWTITPLSLSGLCPVSELLEPLTSSTSEPRRKASLGSISQSSGSDEIEIQPSILPIGKSSNKIKLTSSSLSLNTTSSSQLSSSLGSDSILQAHCTRSPERSEEPLSCDSDLGTATAEDLDRSLQEVLSEFSKAQQSLEPAEGRLIPSVLGSSPLQPTCPPTASKATPAPSDVAPESSARSEPPPDADGPRAAPAGDAVNTSKVTDPPSDGATNPAQPEPGTPQAGNTASASSKQPGSMNGEDKGGTRKISSSEESQAVRSPAAEFLLCPAASCPKRKSWISEDDFYRPSPGGSTTDINGFVPDGEEEGLTTGLISALDLERLSVPSSDTGKPKLSPEREQKGFSVVHRRQMGLSNPFRGLLKLGSLERRGAMGIWKEFSCELSPLEFRLFLDHEDRICVESYSLLRCESLALTHTDGRFELVFLGKKLYLRAPSRDEAEDWLDRIREALHKCRPQLEEEEWETLEYPEDGGESQPVPSDSAALLQYNDMPGNSFDWTSAHKPELDAIKESVLYVDVDKTWVPFIFSLSLETLKCFKVRNSDKILSNSYGIETIQDILPDTSLGGPAFFKVITSKAVLKLQAENAEEAASWRELVRSVLTSYLETAEEALTLGGSLDGNSQVVLKNTVKENSFLLQYLVAIPMEKGLDSQSFICAGCSRQIGFSFVKPKLCAFSGLYYCDSCHQDDETVIPSRLIHNWDLMKRGVCRQALKFLTQIRNQPLINLKLVNESLYDHVERMSRICRSREQLKLLGDYLIMCRSGALKELSKRLDHRNYLLECPHKYSVTDLRQIADGVFETFLQSLIQFASHHVYNCDLCTQRGFICQICNRSDIIFPFEFDTTIRCSHCKTVFHRDCQASVKSCPRCERRQRYQRKLAADVGAEPNL